GAAGCAACGGCCGTTGCAATGAAATGTTCCCAAAGTCTTTCTCTGTCGACACTGGAGGATCTGTTCTTGAAGACCATATCATACGTGAAAACACTCAAAGCGAGGTTCCTCACAGTTTTGAATCCCAGGATCATGACAGCTTCGCTCAGGGTTGTTATTTTCCGTGGAATACCGTAATAAGCAGAGTTTGCGAGTTTCAAAACCCTGGCGCTGAGACTCGCATCCATCATGAGAGTGTTAGCCACTTCCGAGGAGGAAGCATCCGGTTTTGAACACACAGCTACTATCCTCTGCACAACAATGTTTGGAGATGGAAGTTTGTCAATACCCTCAAGTATCTTGTCGATCAGCTTCAATGCCATGGTCAATCGGGATCCATACGAAAAACCTGGACCCCTTCCCCTCCTCACTTTCAACCCGGATTTTCCCACCGTGCAATTCCACTATCTCTTTCGTGATGGCAAGTCCTAAACCCGTTCCGGGAACTTCGTAAGTTAAAGAAGAATCAACCCTGTAAAACTGCTCGAAAATCTTCTCCCTGGCGTGTTCTGGTATCCCTATACCGTTATCCTCCACAACGATGAGAACCCCATCTTTGTTCCCGTCGAGCACTATCTTCACGTACTTTTCCGGCTCGTCCTTTTTCGAATACTTCACACCATTGCTCAGAAGATTCAAGAGAACCTGTTTCATTCTCTTTGGATCGACTTCTACCTCAACACAGGGAATCCTCTTCTCGAAAAATACTCTCACACCCCGAGAAGATGCAAATTCTTTGATAGCACTTACGGCGCTTTCTACCAAGTCACAAATGTTGGTTCTTTCCCTTTTTATCTGCAGCGCCTTTCTCTCGAGTTTAGAAAAGTCGAGGAGTTCATTGAGGAGGCTTTCAAGATGATTGCTCTGATCCAGCACCACTTCCAGAAATTCCTTCAAAGTATCCGTGTCGAGCTCTTCCAGGCTGTTGTACATGGTTTCCGTGTAAGCTTTTATAGCAGTCAGAGGAGTCCGGAGTTCATGGGATATATTCGCAACGAACTCCGTTTTCATCCTGTCTATGCGTTTTAACCTTTCGAGTTCTTTCGATGCCGTGATGTTTTCCACAATCGTCAGAGCCTGGATTTCACCGTTGTAAAGCAATGGTATGGAAGTGATGGAAAAATACTCGTCTCCAGATTCGATTTCTCCTGTTCTCTGCACTCCAAGTGAAATCGCCTCCTCTGAAATCTCCATCGCTTTCTTCACGATTTTCTCTGGAAAGTTTTCTTTTCCAAACCTTTCGTTTTGAAAGCGTATTGTCCCACCCGAGTAGACAAAGATACCTTCTGGAAGGTTGTTGAGAATGGTGTTCACGTAATCATAAGTTTTTTCTAGTTCACGATAAAGCTTGATGTTTTCTAGAACAATCGCGGAAAGGAATGAAAAAATCCTGAAGATCTCCATCTCTTCCATTGAAGGTTGATGATCCATGAAGACTATCAGGCTTCCAAAGGACCTATCGAGTTTGACCAGGGGAATGATCCCAATGTACTTCCCCATCTCCTCCACGAAAGCAGGAGACGCTTGTTTTGTGGACCAGTCTATGAACTCCTCAAATTTTGAAACATCCAGGATTCCTCCCAGCACGACCTGTTTGTTTTCGTCGATTAGAACCAGATCACTCACATCAACGACTTTTTTCACGAGGTTCAACAAACTGAGAAGAACGTCTTTCTCTTCTCTCGCATTGGAAAACTCCATTATCAATATAGAAAGAAGCAAAAGCAACTTATCAGTTCGTCCCTGGGTTTTATCCATCTAAACAGTTCACCTCACAATCTTGGAGGCTGCTTTTCTCAGTCGATTCATCACTGCGAGGAGTATTCCCCTCTCCTCCAGTCCCTCAACAATTATATACTTTTTTCCACTCTTTTCTGCTTCTCTGAGGGCCGCGAACATGTTCTGAGCTATGCTGTAGGGATTTTTCAAAGAGCCCATAACAATCCTGTCATTGTACAGATCCTTCCTCTCTTCAACACATATCACAACGTGATTGGGAAATTCTTCCAGAACATTTCCCATCTTCTCGAGATTTTCCACGAGTACCAACGGCTTTGAAGGTGCATAGTGGCGGTATTTCATACCCGGTGCCAGTGGTTTTCCTTTGAACACACCCTTCTTCACAGAATCCGGTACAACAAGGCTTGGAAAGATCTCTTTCAATCTTTCGATCTCTACAGGTCCCGGTCTCAAAAGAAGGGGCTTTTCCCTGGATAGATCTATTATGGTAGACTCCAGGCCGAACAGTGTGTTTCCCGCGTCTAGTATCAATCTCACCCGTTCCATGAAATCCTCTACAACGTGGTCCACGTTCGTCGCACTGGGTCTTCCAGATAGATTCGCACTTGGAGCAGCGATGGGATCACCCAGCATTTCTATCAACTTCAATGCAACCGGATGGGCCGGCATTCTCACAGCCACCGTGGGAAGTCCCGCGGTAACCACAGGGGGGATCCGTTGAGATCTTTTTGGGAGTATGACTGTTAAAGGGCCAGGCCAGAACCTCTTCAGGAAGTCGATGAAAGATTCGTATCCGCTCGCCACTTCATCGAGTTGCGAGAAGGAACATATGTGGACTATCAAAGGGTTGTCCGCAGGTCTTCCCTTGATCTCGAAGATCTTCCTACACGCCTTCTCGTTGTAAGCGTCTGCTCCTATTCCGTAAACAGTCTCTGTTGGAAAAACAACGACCTCTCCTCCTTTCAGAAGATCAACCGCTTCCTTCAAAGACTCTTCGCTGGGAAAGACGGGATTCACTTTCACAACTTTGGTCATCGATCAACCTCCCTCATTAAAAACAAATGGGGCTCATGGAGCCCCTTCTGGTGCCGAGGGCGGGACTTGAACCCGCACGGGGCTATCCCCCAGCTGATTTTGAGTCAGCCGCGTCTGCCATTCCGCCACCTCGGCTCCTGTATAATATGGTAGCAATTTTTCATCTGGAAATCAAGTCCTTCGTTTTCTCTCACGCCCTTGAATTCTCCCAAGATGTGTGCTAAACTATTATTAGCACTCGAAAGAAAGGAGTGCTAAAAATGAGAAGACTCTCGAACAAGAGTAAATTCCAGAAAAGACTGAACGATCGGCAAAGAAAAGTACTTTACTGCATAGTGAAAGAGTACATAGAAAACAGAAAACCAGTCAGTTCACAGAGAGTTCTCGAGGTAAGCAATATAAATTTTAGCAGCGCTACCATA
The sequence above is drawn from the Thermotoga sp. genome and encodes:
- a CDS encoding cell wall metabolism sensor histidine kinase WalK, which encodes MDKTQGRTDKLLLLLSILIMEFSNAREEKDVLLSLLNLVKKVVDVSDLVLIDENKQVVLGGILDVSKFEEFIDWSTKQASPAFVEEMGKYIGIIPLVKLDRSFGSLIVFMDHQPSMEEMEIFRIFSFLSAIVLENIKLYRELEKTYDYVNTILNNLPEGIFVYSGGTIRFQNERFGKENFPEKIVKKAMEISEEAISLGVQRTGEIESGDEYFSITSIPLLYNGEIQALTIVENITASKELERLKRIDRMKTEFVANISHELRTPLTAIKAYTETMYNSLEELDTDTLKEFLEVVLDQSNHLESLLNELLDFSKLERKALQIKRERTNICDLVESAVSAIKEFASSRGVRVFFEKRIPCVEVEVDPKRMKQVLLNLLSNGVKYSKKDEPEKYVKIVLDGNKDGVLIVVEDNGIGIPEHAREKIFEQFYRVDSSLTYEVPGTGLGLAITKEIVELHGGKIRVESEEGKGSRFFVWIPIDHGIEADRQDT
- a CDS encoding L-threonylcarbamoyladenylate synthase, whose amino-acid sequence is MTKVVKVNPVFPSEESLKEAVDLLKGGEVVVFPTETVYGIGADAYNEKACRKIFEIKGRPADNPLIVHICSFSQLDEVASGYESFIDFLKRFWPGPLTVILPKRSQRIPPVVTAGLPTVAVRMPAHPVALKLIEMLGDPIAAPSANLSGRPSATNVDHVVEDFMERVRLILDAGNTLFGLESTIIDLSREKPLLLRPGPVEIERLKEIFPSLVVPDSVKKGVFKGKPLAPGMKYRHYAPSKPLVLVENLEKMGNVLEEFPNHVVICVEERKDLYNDRIVMGSLKNPYSIAQNMFAALREAEKSGKKYIIVEGLEERGILLAVMNRLRKAASKIVR